The proteins below come from a single Polymorphobacter fuscus genomic window:
- a CDS encoding alpha-galactosidase, producing the protein MAADLPDHVRIDGTGVTLVLGLASGLPTVTYWGPRLPDHTDLGALTRLGERAEANASPAVEPVLALTPLAGQGSPGRPGLAAHRDGRDWASWALVTAVDAGPGHLVITSVDPAHGLTLVHTLALHGDVLAATTTLTNNGDAALTVDELAAPVLPLPGCVDRIIGFEGRWAGEFMTRALHRSMGIWLRENRRGRTSHDSFPGLIATGADVTEAHGLAYGFHLGWSGNHRLAVETLADGRGSVAMGALFLPGEVRLAPGATRASPPLFASVSEAGLSGLSQHFHRYLRSRPEHDRLRAKPRPVHYNSWEAVYFDHDPAVLIDMASRAAAVGVERFVLDDGWFLGRRNDRAGLGDWTVDPAVWPEGLHPLVDHVTGLGMEFGLWVEPEMVNPDSNLYRAHPDWVLGAPPAPQLSFRNQLVLDFGQAAVRAHMFAAIDTLLREYPIAYLKWDMNRDLSHPGGADGRAGAVAHVDGLYAVLDQLRTAHPGVEIESCASGGGRADYGVLARTDRIWTSDSNDALDRLAIQRGFSHFFPAEVMGAHVGPATCHITGRKLSMALRVATALFGHMGMELDLRDVDAADAIELTAGVALHKAHRTLIHSGDLVRLEAMAGANAFAIVAADRSDALVSWTLVTEQRGYFAEPLRLAGLDAAADYALKPVWPQPLRTPWPLADGGVFSGAALMQAGVQMPRLHPGTAIILHLRRIEGCAPQASSSHNNFA; encoded by the coding sequence ATGGCCGCCGATCTGCCCGACCATGTCCGCATCGACGGAACCGGGGTCACGCTTGTGCTGGGCCTCGCCAGCGGCCTGCCGACGGTGACGTACTGGGGCCCCCGGCTGCCCGATCACACCGACCTCGGCGCGCTGACAAGGCTGGGGGAGCGGGCCGAGGCCAATGCTTCGCCGGCGGTGGAGCCAGTGCTGGCGCTGACCCCGCTTGCCGGCCAGGGCAGTCCCGGGCGACCGGGCCTTGCGGCGCACCGCGACGGCCGCGACTGGGCAAGCTGGGCGCTGGTCACGGCGGTCGACGCCGGACCCGGCCATCTCGTCATCACCAGCGTCGACCCGGCGCACGGCCTCACGCTGGTGCACACGCTGGCGCTCCATGGCGACGTGCTGGCGGCGACGACGACGCTGACCAACAATGGCGACGCCGCGCTGACCGTCGACGAGCTGGCGGCGCCCGTGCTGCCGCTACCGGGATGCGTCGATCGCATCATCGGCTTCGAGGGCCGTTGGGCCGGTGAGTTCATGACCCGGGCGCTCCACCGCAGCATGGGCATCTGGCTGCGAGAGAACCGCCGCGGGCGCACCAGCCATGACAGTTTCCCCGGCCTGATCGCGACAGGTGCAGATGTCACCGAGGCGCACGGCCTTGCCTATGGCTTTCACCTCGGCTGGAGCGGCAACCACCGGCTGGCGGTCGAAACCCTCGCCGACGGCCGGGGGAGCGTCGCCATGGGCGCGCTGTTCCTCCCCGGCGAGGTCCGGCTGGCGCCTGGCGCGACCCGCGCCTCGCCGCCGCTGTTCGCCAGCGTGTCGGAGGCTGGCTTGTCGGGTCTGTCGCAGCACTTCCACCGTTACCTGCGGTCCCGGCCCGAACACGACCGGTTGCGCGCCAAGCCGCGCCCGGTGCATTACAACAGCTGGGAAGCCGTCTATTTCGATCATGATCCGGCGGTGCTGATCGACATGGCAAGCCGCGCCGCCGCGGTTGGGGTCGAACGTTTCGTCCTAGATGACGGCTGGTTCCTGGGGCGCCGTAACGATCGCGCCGGGCTCGGCGACTGGACTGTCGACCCTGCCGTCTGGCCCGAAGGCCTGCACCCGCTCGTCGACCATGTCACCGGGCTCGGCATGGAATTCGGTCTCTGGGTCGAGCCCGAAATGGTCAATCCCGACAGCAATCTCTATCGCGCTCATCCCGACTGGGTGCTCGGGGCGCCGCCGGCGCCGCAGCTGTCATTCCGCAACCAGCTGGTGCTCGATTTCGGCCAGGCGGCGGTGCGTGCGCACATGTTCGCCGCGATCGACACGCTGCTCCGCGAATATCCCATCGCCTATCTCAAATGGGACATGAACCGCGACCTCAGCCACCCCGGCGGCGCCGACGGTCGCGCAGGGGCAGTGGCGCATGTCGACGGCCTGTACGCGGTGCTCGACCAGCTACGGACGGCGCATCCCGGGGTGGAGATCGAAAGCTGCGCGTCGGGCGGTGGCCGCGCCGACTATGGCGTGCTTGCTCGTACCGACCGGATCTGGACCTCCGATTCGAACGATGCCCTCGATCGCCTTGCCATCCAGCGCGGCTTTTCGCATTTCTTTCCGGCAGAGGTGATGGGCGCGCATGTCGGCCCCGCCACGTGCCATATCACCGGTCGCAAGCTGTCGATGGCGCTCCGCGTTGCAACGGCGCTGTTCGGCCATATGGGCATGGAACTCGACCTGCGTGATGTCGATGCAGCGGACGCTATCGAGCTGACCGCGGGCGTCGCGCTGCACAAGGCGCACCGCACACTGATCCATTCGGGCGATCTTGTCCGGCTGGAGGCGATGGCCGGCGCCAACGCCTTCGCCATCGTCGCCGCCGATCGCAGCGACGCGCTGGTATCCTGGACATTGGTGACGGAACAGCGTGGCTATTTCGCCGAGCCCCTGCGCTTGGCGGGGCTCGATGCCGCTGCCGATTATGCGCTGAAGCCGGTCTGGCCGCAGCCGCTGCGCACGCCGTGGCCGCTTGCCGATGGCGGCGTGTTCAGCGGCGCGGCCCTGATGCAGGCCGGCGTGCAGATGCCGCGGCTGCATCCGGGGACGGCGATCATCCTGCACCTTCGGCGCATTGAAGGTTGCGCCCCGCAGGCAAGCAGCAGTCACAACAACTTTGCTTGA
- a CDS encoding autotransporter outer membrane beta-barrel domain-containing protein, translated as MNQLRGGHMLAIGGSALLLLPAPVRAQCSNSPAPAPPPPLTFDVGNQGFGPGVPYNLVNNGVEGCAGSDGGVDTDGGPGFAGQAAGPISSTATNIAIGGASVSAPGEYGYGLEIVAGGGAGGNGGDAGAAAFSSVRGGDGGAGGASARIDIAFSGTIGPSAGGNLAETGLYVVARGGNGGSGGSTGTFGAGMKTGGTGGAAGAGGTILASGSGNVTVAGYALTALAIGGTGSSGGSITTTDAVNGLQGGAGGAGGLGGSAAARWGNGSISAGYGGLFVTGSGGDGGAGGSAGGASSNAGGDGGAGGNGGSASAIIDTATIKVSGGFTPADGGIVAWAVGGAGGAGGSTGGAIGSSAGNGGNGGGGGTAAASVLGGADVTGAGKDPISAIFVNANGGAGGAGGSADSVVGEAGGGGYAGAGGSASLVVGSATQTGTVTARGALTNAALVQSVGGGGGGGGQADFNAQGGAGAAGGNGGVASAQIVNGIMLANGASSSALIVQSIGGGGGVGGNTVDIALGYSVAIGGNGGLGGDGNAVTLTLGAASILGALDPFGDGGVLAQSIGGAGGAGGSATSTGSAAFSMTIGGDGGSGGIARDVLVTSAALVGTYGDHAAGIEAQSIGGGGGKGGAATSFNVTLAVPAVAIAVGGKGGIGGVAGNATIDNTGEVSTFGADAYGLKAQSIGGGGGSGGAAVARAVTLSPDKRIPAVSISVAMGGSGGSGNRGGTASLTNGGIITTAGDGAHAMMAQSIGGGGGTGGDSTAASYSGGDDGAVKISVAVAVGGAGGEGGIGGAATATNSNLLLTLGADAYGLVAQSVGGGGGIGGGGDATATAGKAKAGFSAAIAVGGGGGTGGNGGTAGATNSGGIATGGDGADGIFAQSVGGGGGAGGGGVGAANGPTLSISVGVGGNGGAGGDGGGVSVQNAGGIVTRGTDAAGLFAQSVGGGGGKGGKGGATSGGVNPINQAKSLADTLAAGFNLGGNVTQPVDGIFKIAGIGNEILKSAQELSAIAKQLAGGPYSIGAAANLDVAVSVGGRGGAAGTAGGVQVANNGQIATFGAQSDGIFAQSVGGGGGKGGAASSTDKSADDGRNQAAVGVGGAGGAGGNGGVVDVSNARDARVDTGGVLGFGIVAQSVGGGGGGAGLAGTVAGSLRSLSVSVGGSGGAQGSGGAVAIENDGIVSTGGKHGIGMLVQSIGGGGGLVRTMTTDQTFDPALIVDNPQGRLGDVHGLTLSFGGGGNPVGNAGTVVVDMAGSVATAGRTAHAIVAQSIGGGGGAVFGGQLLANNVATNTGTGNGAAVAVTLTAGASIATIGDAAYGILAQSIGGGGGLAGDLANVGNARTGVDASGIIAAGTGSAANVTVALTGAKLATQGRYAPAVLAQSVGGGGGLLGFADLLMAGTAGGSGAAGETVMVKLVATSISATGVRSPGIVVQNAGSTSGTSVLSIDATSAVTGGLSDVPQSPQPVMAGAIAILGGATNTINNAGLIAGIDGTAAAAIAINSIGGPTVLNNSGTVTGSFLNGAGANVVNNLDGGVFDARDVINLGVGGRFNNLGTLEIGGVGRNATTVLTGDFVQGTSGRLVIAADIVTGASDVLAITGRAQIAGAINVHPTTVTNRSVTVLTATQGVTLDPALVAAPRIGLYALPVTVVGNALQIQPRAFFSESATGLGRNRRTVADHLQALFESGASFDAGFNALAAVRDLADYDRALSSLSAGAPGAIAAFRFVASQDFVANMESGCSTSHSVQGNCVWSRALGSSTVQQGSVDSAGFNVRAGALQIGAQFQVADDWSVAASVGYEHSRFSGETSPFEADGDSALVGAHVRYRQGPWQISGAVDAGYGWYSGTRTIAVAQTGSSATASRRVWQIGTHGRLAYEQTIGTAAFITPFADFHLVHVRSGGYTERGPSPFNLTVLSHGRVALGGTAGVEVGGRIALSGDRIMRPFARAAVARLSNDWTVEARLAALSPQTPTFRIETPTPGTLGRFAIGAELLGKRVDLRVQYLPEFGANYRVHAGMARLSYRY; from the coding sequence ATGAACCAGCTTCGGGGGGGGCATATGCTGGCGATCGGCGGCAGTGCCCTGCTGCTGCTTCCCGCGCCCGTTCGCGCGCAGTGCAGCAACAGCCCGGCCCCTGCGCCGCCGCCGCCGCTGACGTTCGACGTCGGCAACCAGGGCTTTGGCCCCGGCGTGCCGTATAATCTGGTCAACAACGGCGTCGAAGGCTGTGCCGGCAGCGATGGCGGCGTGGACACCGACGGTGGCCCTGGGTTTGCGGGGCAAGCGGCGGGGCCGATCAGCAGCACTGCGACCAACATCGCCATCGGTGGCGCGTCGGTGTCGGCGCCGGGCGAATATGGCTACGGGCTCGAAATCGTCGCCGGCGGCGGTGCCGGCGGCAATGGCGGCGATGCCGGCGCCGCGGCGTTTTCTTCGGTCAGGGGTGGGGACGGGGGTGCCGGCGGCGCGTCGGCACGCATCGATATCGCCTTTTCGGGGACGATCGGTCCCAGTGCCGGCGGCAATCTGGCGGAGACGGGCCTGTATGTCGTGGCGCGCGGCGGCAACGGCGGCAGCGGCGGCAGCACCGGCACCTTCGGGGCGGGCATGAAGACCGGCGGCACCGGCGGCGCCGCCGGGGCAGGGGGCACCATCCTGGCGTCGGGCAGCGGCAATGTGACCGTCGCCGGCTATGCCCTGACTGCGCTGGCGATCGGCGGCACCGGCAGCAGCGGCGGTTCGATCACCACGACCGATGCGGTCAACGGCCTGCAGGGCGGCGCCGGGGGTGCCGGCGGCCTAGGCGGCAGCGCCGCGGCGCGCTGGGGCAATGGCAGCATTTCGGCGGGCTATGGCGGGCTGTTCGTGACCGGCAGCGGCGGCGATGGCGGTGCCGGCGGGTCGGCCGGCGGCGCGTCCTCCAACGCCGGCGGCGACGGCGGTGCGGGCGGCAATGGCGGCAGCGCGTCGGCGATCATCGACACGGCGACGATCAAGGTATCCGGCGGCTTCACCCCCGCCGATGGCGGCATCGTCGCCTGGGCGGTCGGCGGTGCGGGCGGCGCCGGCGGGTCGACCGGGGGCGCCATCGGGTCATCGGCTGGCAATGGCGGCAATGGCGGCGGCGGCGGCACCGCCGCCGCATCGGTGCTGGGTGGTGCCGACGTCACCGGCGCGGGCAAGGACCCGATCTCGGCGATTTTCGTCAACGCCAATGGCGGCGCCGGCGGTGCCGGCGGCAGCGCCGATTCGGTCGTCGGCGAGGCGGGCGGCGGCGGTTACGCAGGTGCTGGCGGCAGCGCCTCGCTCGTTGTCGGCAGTGCGACGCAGACCGGCACCGTCACTGCGCGCGGCGCGCTGACCAATGCTGCGCTGGTGCAGAGCGTCGGCGGTGGCGGTGGCGGTGGCGGGCAGGCCGATTTCAACGCGCAGGGCGGTGCCGGCGCGGCGGGCGGCAACGGCGGCGTTGCCAGCGCCCAGATCGTCAACGGCATCATGCTCGCCAATGGCGCGTCGAGCAGCGCGCTGATCGTGCAGAGCATCGGCGGCGGCGGCGGTGTCGGCGGCAACACCGTCGACATTGCCCTCGGCTACAGTGTCGCCATCGGCGGCAACGGCGGGCTGGGCGGCGACGGCAATGCCGTCACGCTCACCCTGGGGGCAGCGAGCATCCTCGGCGCGCTCGATCCGTTCGGCGACGGCGGAGTCCTGGCGCAAAGCATCGGCGGTGCGGGTGGCGCGGGCGGCAGCGCGACGTCGACCGGCAGCGCCGCGTTCAGCATGACCATCGGTGGCGACGGCGGTAGCGGCGGCATCGCCCGCGACGTGCTGGTCACCAGCGCGGCACTGGTCGGCACCTATGGCGACCATGCAGCAGGCATCGAGGCGCAATCGATCGGCGGCGGCGGCGGCAAGGGCGGCGCGGCGACGTCGTTCAACGTTACGCTCGCGGTGCCGGCGGTGGCGATCGCGGTCGGAGGCAAGGGCGGCATCGGCGGCGTCGCCGGCAACGCGACGATCGACAACACCGGCGAGGTTTCGACCTTCGGCGCCGATGCCTATGGCCTGAAGGCGCAATCGATCGGCGGTGGTGGCGGCAGCGGCGGTGCGGCGGTGGCGCGGGCGGTGACGCTGTCGCCCGACAAGCGCATCCCGGCGGTGTCGATCTCGGTGGCGATGGGCGGGTCGGGCGGGTCGGGCAACCGCGGCGGCACGGCGAGCCTCACCAACGGCGGCATCATCACCACGGCGGGCGACGGCGCGCATGCGATGATGGCGCAATCGATCGGTGGCGGCGGCGGCACGGGCGGGGACAGCACCGCCGCGTCCTATTCGGGCGGCGACGACGGCGCCGTCAAGATTTCGGTGGCCGTTGCCGTCGGTGGCGCCGGCGGCGAAGGCGGCATCGGCGGCGCCGCAACCGCGACGAACAGCAACCTGCTGCTGACGCTGGGTGCCGATGCCTATGGGCTGGTGGCGCAAAGCGTCGGCGGCGGCGGTGGTATCGGTGGCGGCGGCGATGCCACGGCGACGGCAGGCAAGGCCAAGGCCGGGTTCAGCGCGGCGATCGCGGTGGGCGGCGGCGGCGGCACGGGCGGCAACGGCGGGACCGCCGGAGCCACCAACAGTGGCGGCATCGCGACCGGCGGTGACGGCGCCGACGGCATTTTCGCGCAAAGCGTCGGCGGCGGCGGCGGTGCGGGGGGCGGCGGCGTCGGCGCCGCCAATGGCCCGACCCTGTCGATCAGTGTCGGTGTCGGCGGCAATGGCGGCGCCGGCGGCGATGGCGGCGGCGTCAGCGTGCAGAACGCCGGCGGTATCGTCACCCGCGGCACCGACGCGGCGGGCCTGTTCGCGCAAAGCGTCGGCGGCGGCGGGGGCAAGGGCGGCAAGGGCGGGGCGACATCGGGCGGGGTCAATCCGATCAACCAGGCCAAGTCGCTCGCGGATACGCTCGCCGCCGGCTTCAACCTCGGCGGCAACGTCACGCAGCCCGTCGACGGCATTTTCAAGATTGCCGGCATCGGCAACGAGATCCTGAAATCGGCGCAGGAGCTGTCCGCAATCGCCAAGCAGCTTGCCGGCGGGCCATATAGTATCGGCGCCGCCGCAAACCTCGATGTCGCGGTGTCGGTCGGGGGCAGGGGCGGCGCGGCGGGGACGGCCGGCGGCGTGCAGGTCGCCAACAATGGGCAGATCGCTACCTTCGGGGCCCAGTCCGACGGCATTTTCGCACAAAGTGTCGGCGGCGGCGGTGGCAAGGGCGGCGCTGCCAGCTCCACCGACAAATCCGCCGACGATGGCCGCAACCAGGCGGCAGTGGGTGTGGGCGGTGCGGGCGGCGCCGGCGGCAATGGCGGTGTCGTCGATGTCAGCAATGCCCGGGACGCACGGGTCGATACGGGCGGCGTGCTGGGGTTCGGCATCGTCGCGCAATCGGTCGGCGGCGGCGGCGGCGGCGCGGGGTTGGCGGGCACGGTGGCGGGTTCGCTGCGCAGCCTGTCGGTCAGTGTCGGCGGCAGCGGCGGGGCGCAGGGCAGCGGCGGCGCCGTGGCCATCGAGAACGACGGCATCGTCAGCACCGGCGGCAAGCACGGCATCGGCATGTTGGTGCAATCGATCGGCGGCGGCGGCGGGCTGGTGCGGACGATGACCACCGACCAGACCTTCGACCCGGCGCTGATCGTCGACAACCCACAGGGGCGGCTGGGCGATGTCCACGGCCTGACCCTGTCGTTCGGCGGCGGCGGCAACCCCGTCGGCAACGCCGGAACCGTGGTGGTCGACATGGCGGGCAGTGTCGCCACGGCGGGGCGCACCGCCCATGCCATCGTCGCCCAGTCCATCGGCGGCGGCGGCGGCGCGGTGTTCGGCGGACAGTTGCTGGCGAACAACGTCGCGACCAACACCGGCACCGGCAACGGCGCTGCGGTCGCGGTCACTTTGACCGCCGGTGCCAGCATCGCCACGATCGGCGACGCGGCCTATGGCATATTGGCGCAATCGATCGGCGGCGGCGGCGGGCTGGCGGGGGACCTTGCCAATGTCGGCAATGCCCGGACCGGCGTCGACGCCAGCGGTATCATTGCGGCGGGGACCGGATCGGCGGCGAATGTGACCGTCGCGCTGACGGGCGCGAAGCTTGCCACCCAGGGCCGTTATGCGCCGGCGGTGCTTGCGCAATCGGTCGGCGGCGGTGGTGGCCTGCTGGGGTTCGCCGACCTCCTGATGGCGGGCACCGCCGGCGGCAGCGGTGCCGCCGGCGAGACGGTCATGGTCAAGCTGGTGGCGACCAGCATCAGCGCCACCGGCGTGCGCTCGCCGGGAATCGTGGTGCAGAATGCCGGATCGACGAGCGGCACATCGGTGCTCAGCATCGATGCGACCAGCGCCGTGACGGGCGGACTGTCCGACGTCCCGCAATCGCCGCAACCGGTGATGGCGGGGGCGATCGCGATCCTGGGCGGTGCCACCAACACCATCAACAACGCCGGCCTTATCGCCGGCATCGACGGCACCGCTGCCGCGGCCATTGCAATCAATTCGATCGGCGGGCCGACCGTCCTCAACAATTCCGGGACCGTCACCGGCTCCTTCCTCAACGGCGCCGGGGCCAATGTCGTCAACAATCTCGATGGCGGTGTCTTCGACGCGCGCGATGTCATCAACCTTGGCGTCGGCGGCCGCTTCAACAATCTGGGAACCCTGGAGATCGGCGGGGTGGGGCGCAACGCAACGACGGTCCTGACCGGCGATTTCGTTCAGGGCACGTCGGGCCGGCTGGTGATCGCAGCGGACATCGTCACCGGCGCGTCCGATGTGCTGGCGATTACCGGGCGCGCCCAGATTGCCGGCGCGATAAATGTTCACCCCACGACCGTGACCAATCGTTCGGTCACGGTGCTGACCGCCACCCAGGGCGTGACGCTCGATCCGGCGCTTGTGGCCGCACCGCGGATCGGGCTCTATGCGCTGCCGGTGACGGTTGTCGGCAACGCCTTGCAGATACAGCCAAGGGCGTTCTTCAGCGAAAGCGCCACCGGCCTGGGGCGCAATCGGCGGACGGTTGCAGACCACCTCCAGGCCCTGTTCGAAAGCGGCGCCAGCTTCGACGCCGGGTTCAACGCGCTCGCCGCGGTTCGTGATCTGGCCGATTACGACCGGGCCTTGTCGAGCCTGTCGGCAGGCGCGCCGGGGGCAATCGCGGCGTTTCGCTTCGTCGCGAGCCAGGACTTCGTCGCCAATATGGAAAGCGGCTGTTCGACGTCGCACAGCGTCCAAGGGAACTGCGTCTGGTCACGCGCGCTCGGCAGCAGCACGGTCCAGCAAGGTTCCGTCGATTCAGCCGGGTTCAACGTCCGCGCCGGTGCGTTGCAGATCGGCGCGCAATTCCAGGTCGCCGATGACTGGTCGGTCGCCGCGTCGGTGGGTTATGAGCACAGTCGCTTCAGCGGCGAGACCAGCCCGTTCGAGGCGGATGGTGATTCGGCGCTCGTCGGCGCCCATGTTCGCTATCGCCAAGGGCCATGGCAGATCTCGGGAGCGGTCGACGCCGGCTACGGCTGGTATTCCGGCACGCGGACCATCGCCGTGGCGCAAACCGGCAGCAGCGCGACCGCCTCGCGGCGCGTCTGGCAGATCGGCACGCATGGACGCCTGGCGTATGAGCAGACCATCGGCACCGCTGCGTTCATCACGCCCTTCGCCGACTTCCACCTCGTCCATGTCCGGAGCGGTGGCTATACCGAGCGCGGCCCGTCACCCTTCAATCTCACCGTGCTGTCGCACGGCCGCGTCGCTCTCGGCGGCACCGCCGGTGTCGAGGTCGGCGGCAGGATCGCACTGTCGGGCGACAGGATCATGCGCCCGTTTGCGCGTGCAGCAGTCGCGCGTCTCAGCAATGACTGGACCGTCGAGGCACGATTGGCGGCGCTGTCACCGCAGACGCCGACATTCCGCATTGAAACGCCGACCCCGGGCACGCTGGGCCGGTTCGCCATCGGCGCGGAGCTGCTCGGCAAGCGCGTCGACTTGCGCGTGCAATATTTGCCGGAATTTGGTGCGAACTATCGTGTTCACGCAGGGATGGCGCGATTGTCCTACCGGTATTGA
- the ampH gene encoding D-alanyl-D-alanine-carboxypeptidase/endopeptidase AmpH, protein MARTLVKSVLAMVGLLMSARGLAAPPADRVVEAAGLAGEVMFLESGAPGMVLTIVRNGQSTVLGYGETEKGNGKVPDGRSLFRLNSVTKVFVGEVAAALAAEGKLHLSDPLQRYAGSYKVPASGVRQVTLLDLATHSAAMPRELDDMPDGANPRAWPTRADRWKWLPGYDLPWAPGRIASYSNVGFDLLADAVEIAGGRPYADLLKLHVTGPLGMVDTGLVPTPDQCARLMVGSGLGGSFPCGDTRATGGSGGLYSTGDDMGRWLVHELADPDGSLGVSHAVYRQRQALQAAIGFDEAGPMAGLGMGWVAVDGNGITPALLTKTGGGLGFMTYMAMAPGRGVAVFVVVNRADFAMFGDITRMVNGLIANLVIR, encoded by the coding sequence ATGGCGCGAACTTTGGTGAAATCCGTCCTGGCGATGGTTGGCCTCCTGATGTCGGCGCGGGGCCTTGCAGCGCCACCGGCGGATCGGGTCGTCGAGGCGGCCGGATTGGCCGGCGAGGTCATGTTCCTCGAGTCGGGGGCGCCGGGCATGGTGCTTACCATCGTGCGCAACGGCCAAAGCACGGTGCTGGGCTATGGTGAAACCGAAAAGGGCAATGGCAAAGTGCCGGATGGCAGGAGCCTGTTCCGGCTCAATTCGGTCACCAAGGTCTTTGTCGGCGAAGTGGCGGCCGCGTTGGCGGCGGAGGGCAAGCTGCACCTCAGCGATCCGTTGCAACGCTATGCCGGCAGTTACAAGGTGCCGGCGTCCGGCGTGCGCCAGGTCACCTTGCTCGACCTCGCCACCCATTCCGCTGCGATGCCGCGCGAACTGGACGATATGCCCGACGGCGCCAATCCGCGCGCCTGGCCGACCCGCGCCGACCGATGGAAGTGGTTGCCCGGCTATGATCTGCCCTGGGCACCGGGGCGCATCGCCTCCTATTCCAATGTCGGTTTCGATCTGCTGGCGGACGCCGTGGAGATTGCCGGCGGGCGGCCCTATGCGGACCTGCTGAAACTCCACGTCACCGGCCCGCTCGGCATGGTCGACACCGGGCTTGTTCCGACACCCGACCAATGCGCGCGGCTGATGGTCGGTTCAGGGCTGGGTGGTAGCTTTCCCTGCGGCGACACCCGCGCCACCGGCGGCAGCGGCGGGCTGTACAGCACCGGCGACGACATGGGTCGCTGGCTGGTCCATGAACTCGCCGATCCCGATGGCAGCCTGGGCGTGAGCCATGCCGTCTATCGCCAGCGGCAGGCGCTGCAGGCGGCGATCGGCTTCGACGAGGCCGGGCCGATGGCGGGGCTGGGGATGGGCTGGGTCGCCGTGGACGGCAACGGCATCACCCCGGCGCTGCTGACCAAGACCGGCGGCGGGCTGGGCTTCATGACCTATATGGCGATGGCACCGGGGCGCGGCGTCGCGGTGTTCGTCGTCGTCAACCGCGCCGACTTCGCGATGTTCGGGGATATCACCCGGATGGTCAACGGCCTGATCGCCAACCTCGTGATACGCTGA